Proteins encoded by one window of Danaus plexippus chromosome Z, MEX_DaPlex, whole genome shotgun sequence:
- the LOC116777528 gene encoding alpha-tocopherol transfer protein-like isoform X1 produces MFFIYGKFSQCTPSAVCFITVAGVSVYNCIKMESIPRGRILQIRPDTLEQVRKEYNLEKKGRMEEAVKMLDEWIQKQPHFKKKDFDPYFLETTILASKGSLERAKRQIDKNCTLRTLLPVYFGNFNVRNDFKNIHDVVQTAVLPKLTPDHYRIVLTKFNNIPFDSSDVINFYRYNVILGDYLKSHDYLRGFIVISDYSDANMMDYVSKINPIDLRNAFSIYLEGYGMRIKGIHIVCSSKFVDAFITILKQVLSEKVANRISVHKSIDDLSKVIPKEILPVDYGGDEKSIKTLSDEWIDVLSTKEHMDYVADMNQAGTDESLRQPDKFCDTCAGMPGSFRILSVD; encoded by the exons atgttttttatatatgggAAGTTTTCCCAATGCACACCATCTGCTGTTTG TTTTATAACAGTCGCCGGAGTGAGCGTTTATAACTGTATCAAAATGGAGTCAATACCAAGAGGCAGAATCCTGCAAATAAGACCAGACACTTTGGAACAAGTTCGTAAAGAGTATAACCTGGAGAAAAAGGGTAGAATGGAGGAAGCGGTAAAAATGTTAGATGAGTGGATCCAAAAACAGCCGCATTTCAAGAAGAAGGATTTCG ATCCATATTTCTTAGAAACTACAATATTAGCAAGCAAAGGATCCCTTGAACGTGCTAAAAgacaaatagataaaaattgcACTCTGAGGACACTTTTACCGGtttattttggtaattttaacgtcagaaatgattttaaaaatatacatgatgTCGT aCAGACAGCAGTCTTACCAAAGTTGACGCCTGATCACTACAGAATAGTCCTTACGAAGTTCAATAATATCCCTTTTGATAGTTCAGAtgtgattaatttttacagATATAACGTTATT ttgggagattatttaaaatcacatgATTATCTGAGGGGCTTCATAGTAATATCGGATTACTCAGACGCAAATATGATGGATTATGTGTCAAAAATTAATCCTATTGATTTAAGAAATGCTTtcagtatttattta GAAGGGTATGGTATGAGAATAAAAGGCATTCACATCGTATGTTCTTCAAAATTTGTGGACGCGTTTATAACAATACTGAAACAAGTTTTAAGTGAAAAAGTAGCAAATAGAATCTCCGTTCATAAGTCAATAGATGATTTATCTAAAGTCATTCCAAAGGAAATATTGCCTGTGGACTATGGTGGTGATGAAAAGTCGATCAAGACTCTATCTG ATGAATGGATTGACGTCCTCTCAACAAAGGAGCATATGGATTATGTAGCCGACATGAATCAAGCTGGTACAGATGAATCACTCAGACAGCCAGATAAATTCTGTGACACATGTGCCGGAATGCCGGGTAGTTTTAGAATATTGAGTGTAGATTGA
- the LOC116777528 gene encoding alpha-tocopherol transfer protein-like isoform X2, translating into MESIPRGRILQIRPDTLEQVRKEYNLEKKGRMEEAVKMLDEWIQKQPHFKKKDFDPYFLETTILASKGSLERAKRQIDKNCTLRTLLPVYFGNFNVRNDFKNIHDVVQTAVLPKLTPDHYRIVLTKFNNIPFDSSDVINFYRYNVILGDYLKSHDYLRGFIVISDYSDANMMDYVSKINPIDLRNAFSIYLEGYGMRIKGIHIVCSSKFVDAFITILKQVLSEKVANRISVHKSIDDLSKVIPKEILPVDYGGDEKSIKTLSDEWIDVLSTKEHMDYVADMNQAGTDESLRQPDKFCDTCAGMPGSFRILSVD; encoded by the exons ATGGAGTCAATACCAAGAGGCAGAATCCTGCAAATAAGACCAGACACTTTGGAACAAGTTCGTAAAGAGTATAACCTGGAGAAAAAGGGTAGAATGGAGGAAGCGGTAAAAATGTTAGATGAGTGGATCCAAAAACAGCCGCATTTCAAGAAGAAGGATTTCG ATCCATATTTCTTAGAAACTACAATATTAGCAAGCAAAGGATCCCTTGAACGTGCTAAAAgacaaatagataaaaattgcACTCTGAGGACACTTTTACCGGtttattttggtaattttaacgtcagaaatgattttaaaaatatacatgatgTCGT aCAGACAGCAGTCTTACCAAAGTTGACGCCTGATCACTACAGAATAGTCCTTACGAAGTTCAATAATATCCCTTTTGATAGTTCAGAtgtgattaatttttacagATATAACGTTATT ttgggagattatttaaaatcacatgATTATCTGAGGGGCTTCATAGTAATATCGGATTACTCAGACGCAAATATGATGGATTATGTGTCAAAAATTAATCCTATTGATTTAAGAAATGCTTtcagtatttattta GAAGGGTATGGTATGAGAATAAAAGGCATTCACATCGTATGTTCTTCAAAATTTGTGGACGCGTTTATAACAATACTGAAACAAGTTTTAAGTGAAAAAGTAGCAAATAGAATCTCCGTTCATAAGTCAATAGATGATTTATCTAAAGTCATTCCAAAGGAAATATTGCCTGTGGACTATGGTGGTGATGAAAAGTCGATCAAGACTCTATCTG ATGAATGGATTGACGTCCTCTCAACAAAGGAGCATATGGATTATGTAGCCGACATGAATCAAGCTGGTACAGATGAATCACTCAGACAGCCAGATAAATTCTGTGACACATGTGCCGGAATGCCGGGTAGTTTTAGAATATTGAGTGTAGATTGA